Proteins encoded within one genomic window of Geotalea daltonii FRC-32:
- a CDS encoding CxxxxCH/CxxCH domain c-type cytochrome, which yields MAKRTAVKARAWFGQQIALLCLLLISVGSAWGAEMVTNGAFSGSAGWTFSTATYDSTTGRSANGSAKLYIAARNTATAGTVTQSVSIPAGSVINAVALYSQLTTNYETAGDNISVDLRYEDATTVNIFSSGELTNSSWTVRNGAGVTLAQNVNQIIITMNTKAGNNAAANASLWVDDLSISYTASNNGTTPGAMTSFGATDKQISIQVAFTGDDDNDNSCVIAYGTTPGNYNFTAPAPVKGAGIYTTTVSGLTPNTPYYFQATFTDPDNTPGTVTGTFSTTPPLSDPLLHNSINLGAKYWSASSGWGVAGGQYGEFTCTTCHNRNTGNIKRVVGSIPATIGTAVVKPVTYRNVTAFGNDAGGHTTSQRICEVCHTQTTEHKYNQTTGDLNHKNANLTDCTSCHAHNKSFGASCNSCHGYPPINATLGTDGLASPATGVLVSGQAGAHATHVNVRGMTCETCHQGYTQNPMGNQTLEFGFNINEGTISGFKGTFNGGSFASKTPYSPYSSNSTYTGTTVNMATGNNNTCSNLYCHGGYAGSNGSLTVPSWTAGATAKGCGACHGVSQATPPTSGNHVRHTGTATGNMGIACSDCHGTLPANNAHVNGNVVTSLNPASKLRANATYKGFANQSSVALSYGACAVYCHSTVQNSTATAVATPTVTPVWGGAPIVSCDTSACHGNPPANANHSTHVNAGYECIVCHNAAGRDTAKHADYNIDVTFSGVAGSGTYSQSPNAPGNGFGTCSATYCHNGAASAPSWNGSSLPTDCTGCHGNEVTAATKLSGAHNAHLNNASQGGVFTCSSCHAPTITNPNNRTITNSISHVNGMLNYSGLYAGRNATCSNIYCHSTGKGTFVNPPTWASGTTLGCNGCHGTGGNTSGMPSPDAVGVNSHTKHLPTQDTTKCVYCHRTTVNGTNAIITGSQHINAARDVRFSKPNAFTNNSGAYNAGNRTCSTSYCHGTAASDAWGTAGPLACNKCHAGSNVLPGAHGIHYNTATVVTGLYGAAPGSSSQSATAYQFSCSACHGTDATKHANYPVANASDATIFFGFSSAGRGQNATNAYVAQATGSTDAAGFQWTTGGNGNCSATYCHSNARGSNGVSASVNWGITARDASCGTCHGNSTTTIAGSNPASTPSMLSGAHKAHISTVSTGGSFACTDCHADTLSGNTTIAANAYNKHVNKFINYSGRYAGKNKTCSTFYCHSNGKGGAPVTALPAWTSGTTLGCNGCHGSTGNASGMPTPDAVGVNSHTKHLPTQDTTKCVYCHRTTVNGTNAIITGSQHINAARDVRFSKPNAFTNNSGAYNAGNRTCSTSYCHGTAASDAWGTAGPLACNKCHAGSNVLPGAHGIHYNTATVVTGLYGAAPGSSSQSATAYQFSCSACHGTDAAKHANYPVADASDATIFFGFSSAGRGQNATNAYVAQATGSTDAAGFQWTTGGNGNCSATYCHSNARGSNGVSASVNWGITARDASCGTCHGNSTTTIAGSNPASTPNMLSGAHKAHIVGVSTGGGFGCVDCHATTVSSNTTIGTSRYNKHVNKFVDYSGLYAGKNKTCSNIYCHSTGRGTFVNPPTWASGTTLDCSGCHGSTSANLTSGSHNAHLVAGATCQNCHWNTTQANGTIVVVAEHISRTVGVNQGSTFKSAAVSFTGTTSCSAISCHSNGTSGGAAAATWGGTLKCDGCHPNLSAAHTVHANLNLSTGVTFYNYTAIKSTGSEAVNGVKYGFGCGTCHPLVESTYHMDGSVEVQLDPATVGAGALRQKNGVGAIMNGDKSCDMVYCHSDGKNTMVASGNGHAPVWTTTFAALGGDRCAKCHGNSPQTSAHDAHQVGIHYNNIYNGTSGKLAAGASGSSSHGVAGQSTTITCNICHNKTMTAAANDQNALCNTCHTKGVNGALVKGNAKIADFSFHVNGKKEIAFLPSLKVVSKAQLRQTSFSNYSGLWVRNGGNYKNGVNAFDTAKTAFADNMWNSTAGTCSNISCHNLRVGEAVNWTDTTISCNSCHSKL from the coding sequence ATGGCAAAGCGAACAGCCGTAAAGGCCCGGGCATGGTTCGGGCAGCAGATCGCACTCCTGTGCCTATTGCTCATATCAGTGGGCAGTGCCTGGGGCGCAGAGATGGTAACCAACGGTGCTTTCAGTGGCAGCGCCGGCTGGACATTCAGTACCGCCACCTATGACAGCACCACAGGCAGAAGTGCTAATGGTTCAGCCAAACTGTACATTGCGGCAAGAAACACAGCCACCGCCGGTACAGTGACTCAGTCGGTTTCCATTCCTGCCGGGTCAGTCATCAATGCTGTGGCCTTGTATTCCCAGTTGACCACCAATTATGAAACTGCAGGCGACAACATATCGGTAGACCTGCGCTATGAAGATGCCACCACCGTCAACATTTTCAGTTCCGGTGAGCTTACCAACAGCTCTTGGACTGTGCGCAATGGTGCCGGTGTCACCTTAGCGCAGAATGTCAATCAGATTATCATCACCATGAACACCAAGGCGGGCAATAATGCGGCAGCAAACGCTTCCCTGTGGGTGGACGACCTGTCCATCAGCTACACAGCGTCAAACAACGGTACTACTCCCGGCGCAATGACGTCCTTCGGCGCCACGGATAAACAGATCAGCATCCAAGTCGCCTTCACAGGCGATGATGATAACGATAACAGTTGTGTCATTGCCTACGGCACTACTCCTGGTAACTACAACTTTACGGCGCCGGCGCCGGTGAAAGGTGCAGGTATTTACACCACCACCGTCAGCGGCCTTACCCCCAATACCCCCTATTATTTCCAAGCCACTTTTACAGATCCAGACAACACTCCCGGCACGGTGACCGGTACATTCTCCACGACCCCGCCTCTTTCGGACCCTCTGCTGCACAACAGCATCAACCTTGGCGCCAAGTACTGGTCGGCCAGCAGCGGTTGGGGTGTTGCCGGTGGTCAGTATGGAGAGTTCACCTGTACCACCTGTCATAATCGAAACACCGGTAACATAAAAAGGGTAGTGGGTTCGATACCTGCCACCATCGGTACGGCAGTAGTGAAACCTGTAACATACCGCAACGTCACCGCCTTCGGTAACGATGCCGGCGGGCATACCACTTCGCAGCGCATCTGTGAAGTCTGCCACACCCAGACTACTGAGCATAAGTATAACCAGACAACCGGCGACCTGAATCATAAGAACGCCAATTTAACGGACTGTACCTCCTGTCATGCCCACAACAAGTCCTTTGGTGCATCTTGTAACAGTTGCCACGGATATCCCCCCATCAACGCCACTCTTGGTACTGACGGTCTGGCCTCGCCTGCAACAGGCGTGCTGGTCTCCGGACAGGCTGGCGCCCATGCCACCCACGTCAATGTCCGCGGAATGACCTGCGAAACCTGTCACCAGGGCTATACTCAAAACCCGATGGGGAATCAGACCCTGGAATTTGGTTTCAATATCAACGAAGGAACCATATCCGGATTCAAAGGCACCTTCAACGGCGGCAGTTTTGCCAGTAAAACGCCATATTCCCCTTACAGCAGCAACTCAACCTATACCGGCACGACAGTCAACATGGCAACAGGCAACAACAATACCTGTTCCAACCTCTACTGTCACGGCGGATATGCAGGCAGCAACGGCTCCCTCACGGTTCCCTCCTGGACCGCCGGTGCAACTGCCAAGGGTTGTGGTGCCTGCCACGGCGTCAGCCAGGCAACTCCTCCCACCTCCGGCAACCATGTCCGCCATACCGGAACGGCAACGGGCAACATGGGCATTGCTTGTAGTGATTGTCACGGGACGCTTCCTGCCAATAATGCACATGTTAATGGCAATGTGGTAACAAGCCTGAATCCCGCATCGAAACTGCGGGCAAATGCCACTTACAAGGGCTTTGCCAACCAGTCTTCCGTAGCGCTCAGCTATGGCGCCTGTGCTGTTTACTGCCACAGCACGGTTCAGAACTCGACGGCAACGGCGGTGGCGACTCCGACAGTGACGCCAGTATGGGGAGGCGCACCAATCGTCTCCTGCGACACCTCGGCATGCCACGGCAATCCACCGGCCAATGCCAACCATTCCACCCACGTAAATGCAGGCTACGAGTGTATTGTCTGTCATAATGCAGCGGGCAGGGACACTGCCAAGCATGCCGACTACAACATCGATGTTACCTTCAGCGGCGTTGCCGGTTCCGGCACCTACAGCCAATCCCCCAATGCCCCCGGCAACGGGTTCGGCACTTGTTCGGCGACGTACTGCCACAACGGAGCAGCCAGTGCTCCCTCATGGAATGGCTCTTCCCTGCCGACTGATTGTACAGGATGCCATGGTAATGAAGTGACCGCGGCAACCAAGTTGAGTGGAGCTCACAATGCCCATCTGAACAATGCAAGCCAGGGGGGCGTCTTTACATGTAGTTCCTGCCACGCCCCGACTATTACCAATCCCAACAATAGAACGATTACGAACAGCATTTCCCATGTCAACGGCATGCTCAACTACTCCGGTCTCTATGCGGGCAGGAACGCGACCTGTAGCAACATCTACTGCCACAGCACCGGCAAGGGCACCTTCGTCAATCCACCAACATGGGCCAGCGGCACAACCTTGGGTTGTAACGGCTGCCACGGCACCGGCGGCAATACAAGTGGTATGCCTTCACCGGACGCCGTCGGCGTCAACAGCCACACCAAGCACCTGCCGACCCAGGACACCACCAAGTGCGTCTACTGTCACCGCACAACGGTCAACGGCACCAACGCCATCATAACCGGCAGTCAGCACATCAATGCTGCACGCGATGTCCGCTTCAGCAAGCCCAATGCCTTCACCAACAACTCTGGTGCATATAATGCCGGCAACAGGACCTGTTCGACCTCCTACTGCCACGGCACCGCAGCATCCGATGCCTGGGGTACCGCCGGTCCGCTGGCATGTAACAAGTGTCACGCCGGCAGTAACGTCCTGCCCGGTGCCCATGGCATTCACTACAACACGGCAACTGTCGTCACCGGTCTCTACGGAGCGGCTCCCGGCAGCTCCAGCCAGAGTGCCACCGCCTACCAGTTTTCATGTTCAGCCTGCCACGGCACCGATGCCACTAAGCATGCCAACTACCCAGTGGCCAATGCATCCGATGCCACCATCTTCTTCGGATTCTCCTCCGCCGGCCGTGGACAGAACGCCACTAACGCCTATGTTGCCCAGGCAACCGGCTCCACCGACGCGGCTGGGTTCCAGTGGACCACCGGCGGTAACGGCAACTGTAGCGCCACCTACTGCCACAGCAACGCCCGCGGCAGTAACGGCGTAAGCGCATCGGTCAACTGGGGTATCACCGCCAGGGATGCGAGCTGCGGAACCTGCCATGGCAACTCAACCACCACCATCGCCGGTAGCAACCCCGCCAGCACGCCCAGCATGCTCTCCGGTGCCCATAAGGCCCACATCTCTACAGTCTCTACCGGTGGCAGTTTTGCCTGTACCGACTGCCACGCTGACACCCTGAGCGGGAATACCACCATTGCCGCCAATGCTTATAACAAGCACGTCAACAAGTTCATCAACTACTCCGGCCGCTATGCCGGGAAGAACAAGACCTGTTCTACCTTCTATTGCCACAGTAACGGCAAGGGGGGTGCACCTGTAACTGCGCTGCCTGCCTGGACCAGCGGCACGACCCTTGGCTGTAACGGCTGCCACGGCTCCACCGGCAACGCCAGCGGTATGCCCACACCCGATGCCGTCGGCGTCAACAGCCACACCAAGCACCTGCCGACCCAGGACACCACCAAGTGCGTCTACTGCCACAGGACCACCGTCAACGGCACCAACGCCATCATAACCGGCAGCCAGCACATCAATGCTGCACGTGATGTCCGCTTCAGCAAGCCCAATGCCTTCACTAACAACTCTGGTGCATATAATGCCGGCAACAGGACCTGTTCGACCTCCTACTGCCACGGCACCGCAGCATCCGATGCCTGGGGTACCGCCGGTCCGCTTGCATGTAACAAGTGTCACGCTGGCAGTAACGTCCTGCCCGGTGCCCACGGCATTCACTACAACACGGCAACTGTCGTCACCGGTCTCTACGGAGCGGCTCCCGGCAGCTCCAGCCAGAGTGCCACCGCCTACCAGTTTTCATGTTCAGCCTGCCACGGCACCGATGCCGCTAAGCATGCCAACTACCCAGTGGCCGATGCATCCGATGCCACCATCTTCTTCGGATTCTCCTCCGCTGGCCGTGGCCAGAACGCCACTAACGCCTATGTTGCCCAGGCAACCGGCTCCACCGACGCGGCTGGGTTCCAGTGGACCACCGGCGGTAACGGCAACTGTAGCGCCACCTACTGCCACAGCAACGCCCGCGGCAGCAACGGCGTAAGCGCATCCGTCAACTGGGGTATCACCGCCAGGGATGCGAGCTGCGGAACCTGCCATGGCAACTCAACCACCACCATCGCCGGCAGCAACCCTGCCAGCACGCCCAATATGCTCTCCGGTGCCCACAAGGCCCACATAGTAGGAGTATCTACCGGCGGCGGCTTCGGTTGTGTTGACTGCCATGCAACTACGGTCAGCAGCAACACAACGATCGGGACAAGTCGCTACAATAAACATGTCAACAAGTTCGTTGATTACTCCGGCCTCTATGCAGGCAAGAACAAAACCTGCAGCAATATCTACTGCCACAGCACAGGCAGAGGCACCTTTGTCAATCCGCCCACCTGGGCAAGCGGCACAACCCTCGACTGTAGCGGCTGCCACGGCTCTACCTCCGCCAACCTCACCTCGGGCAGCCATAATGCCCACTTGGTCGCCGGTGCCACCTGCCAGAACTGCCACTGGAACACCACCCAGGCCAATGGTACAATTGTAGTCGTCGCCGAACACATCAGCAGAACAGTCGGCGTCAATCAAGGCAGTACCTTTAAATCGGCCGCCGTCAGCTTCACCGGTACCACGAGCTGTTCGGCAATTTCCTGTCACAGCAACGGCACCTCCGGCGGGGCAGCTGCAGCAACCTGGGGCGGTACCCTCAAATGTGACGGCTGCCATCCCAATCTCTCCGCCGCCCACACGGTTCACGCCAACCTGAACCTGAGCACCGGCGTCACCTTCTACAACTATACCGCCATCAAGTCCACCGGTTCCGAGGCGGTCAACGGCGTCAAGTACGGCTTCGGCTGCGGTACCTGTCATCCACTGGTGGAATCGACCTACCATATGGACGGCAGCGTCGAGGTACAACTTGATCCGGCCACCGTCGGCGCCGGCGCCCTGCGCCAGAAAAACGGCGTCGGCGCAATAATGAACGGTGACAAGAGCTGTGATATGGTCTACTGCCACAGTGACGGCAAAAACACCATGGTTGCATCCGGCAACGGCCATGCACCTGTCTGGACGACCACCTTTGCAGCCCTCGGTGGCGACCGTTGTGCCAAGTGCCACGGCAACTCCCCGCAGACCTCAGCCCACGACGCACACCAGGTCGGCATTCACTACAATAACATCTACAACGGGACGTCCGGCAAGCTGGCTGCTGGTGCAAGTGGCTCTTCCAGCCATGGTGTAGCAGGCCAGTCAACCACCATCACCTGTAACATCTGTCACAACAAAACTATGACTGCCGCGGCAAATGACCAGAACGCCCTCTGTAACACCTGCCACACCAAGGGTGTCAATGGCGCATTGGTTAAGGGTAATGCCAAAATTGCCGATTTCTCCTTCCACGTCAACGGCAAGAAAGAAATCGCCTTCCTGCCTTCGCTCAAGGTCGTCTCGAAGGCACAGCTCAGACAGACCAGCTTCTCCAACTACTCCGGTCTCTGGGTACGTAACGGCGGCAACTACAAGAACGGCGTTAACGCCTTCGACACCGCCAAAACCGCTTTTGCGGACAACATGTGGAACTCGACGGCAGGTACCTGCTCCAACATCTCCTGTCACAACCTGAGAGTAGGCGAGGCCGTCAACTGGACCGACACCACCATCAGTTGTAATTCCTGTCACAGCAAGTTGTAA
- a CDS encoding D-2-hydroxyacid dehydrogenase yields the protein MSKRPAIVILDGYTINPGDNPWDAVEALGSCTIYDRTPPELKVERARDAEIILTSKVKLDAATLAQLPNLRYISLLATGYNNVDVAEAGRRGIPVANVPAYSTESVAQNAFALILELTNRVGLHDTAVKKGEWVRCPDHSFWKTSILELDGLTLGIVGFGAIGRTVARIGAAFGMRVVAYNPRPKDPGPLPVRFLPLEELFAVSDVVSLNCPQTEDNSGFVNSALLSVMKPGAFLVNVARGGLINETDLAEALKTGRIAGAGLDVVAHEPMLADNPLLATPNCIFTPHLAWASLAARRRLTAIIAENIRSFLASAPVNIVNGAYLRHP from the coding sequence ATGAGCAAGCGCCCGGCCATCGTCATCCTCGACGGCTACACCATCAACCCCGGAGACAACCCTTGGGATGCCGTCGAGGCCCTCGGCAGCTGTACCATTTACGACCGGACCCCTCCCGAACTGAAAGTGGAACGGGCCAGGGATGCTGAAATCATCCTCACCAGCAAGGTGAAACTGGATGCCGCCACCCTGGCCCAACTCCCCAACTTGCGCTACATTTCGCTCCTGGCCACCGGCTATAACAACGTGGACGTGGCAGAAGCGGGACGGCGCGGCATCCCTGTAGCAAATGTCCCCGCCTATTCCACCGAGTCCGTCGCTCAGAACGCCTTTGCCCTGATCCTGGAGCTGACCAACCGGGTCGGGCTGCACGATACGGCGGTCAAGAAAGGGGAATGGGTCCGTTGCCCGGATCATTCCTTCTGGAAGACGTCGATTCTGGAATTGGACGGCCTGACCCTCGGCATCGTCGGTTTCGGCGCCATCGGCCGTACCGTCGCCAGAATCGGCGCCGCCTTCGGCATGCGCGTCGTCGCCTACAATCCCCGTCCCAAAGATCCCGGCCCGCTACCAGTCCGATTTCTCCCCCTTGAGGAACTCTTCGCCGTTTCCGACGTGGTCTCCCTCAACTGCCCACAGACCGAAGACAACAGCGGATTCGTCAACTCGGCCCTCCTGTCCGTCATGAAGCCCGGGGCCTTTTTGGTCAATGTGGCCCGCGGCGGGCTGATCAACGAGACAGACTTGGCAGAGGCCCTCAAAACAGGCCGTATTGCCGGTGCCGGGCTGGATGTGGTCGCCCACGAGCCGATGCTGGCCGACAACCCGCTGCTCGCCACCCCGAACTGCATCTTCACCCCCCACCTGGCCTGGGCCTCCCTCGCCGCCCGGCGCAGGCTGACTGCCATCATCGCCGAAAACATCCGCTCTTTCCTGGCCAGCGCGCCGGTCAACATCGTCAACGGTGCATACCTGAGGCACCCTTGA